Proteins encoded in a region of the Sulfurimonas marina genome:
- the rsmH gene encoding 16S rRNA (cytosine(1402)-N(4))-methyltransferase RsmH, with amino-acid sequence MENIPHIPVLYREVVSAFDDIRDGIIIDCTMGYGGHSSLILDNNPNIKLIAIDQDQTAIDFSTKRLEKYGERVEIRKGRFSNVIKDILNEYDPRDIKGVLADIGVSSLQLDQKDRGFSYESDNLDMRMDKDAPLSASNVVNEYSQNDLEIILRDYGEMRNYKKVASVIMQNRPFHSAKELSQKLNPFMPKGKKIHPATLLMQAIRIEVNDELGELKNLLAALEEAKLPTAKIAIISFHSLEDRIVKQTFAAWAKSCICPPQAMRCECGNNHNLGKILTKKPITAQSDELKDNARSRSAKLRVFQMELE; translated from the coding sequence TTGGAAAATATCCCACATATACCAGTTTTATATAGAGAAGTTGTAAGTGCTTTTGATGACATTAGAGATGGGATTATCATAGATTGTACAATGGGATATGGCGGACATTCAAGCCTCATCTTGGATAACAATCCAAACATCAAATTGATCGCTATCGATCAAGACCAAACGGCAATAGACTTCTCAACAAAAAGACTGGAAAAATATGGAGAGCGTGTTGAGATAAGAAAAGGGCGCTTTTCAAATGTGATAAAAGATATTTTAAATGAGTATGACCCTCGAGATATTAAAGGAGTGCTTGCAGATATCGGTGTATCTTCACTGCAGCTTGATCAAAAAGACAGAGGATTCTCTTACGAGAGCGATAACCTTGATATGCGTATGGATAAAGATGCCCCACTTAGTGCTTCAAACGTAGTAAATGAATACTCTCAAAACGATTTGGAGATCATATTACGTGACTACGGAGAGATGAGAAACTATAAAAAAGTAGCTTCAGTTATTATGCAGAATAGACCGTTTCACTCTGCTAAGGAGTTAAGCCAGAAACTCAACCCTTTTATGCCTAAGGGGAAAAAGATCCACCCTGCAACACTTTTAATGCAGGCTATCCGTATAGAGGTAAATGATGAGCTTGGAGAGTTGAAAAATTTACTCGCAGCTTTAGAAGAAGCAAAACTTCCAACTGCAAAAATTGCGATCATCTCGTTTCACTCTTTAGAGGATCGCATAGTAAAACAAACATTTGCAGCATGGGCAAAAAGTTGTATATGCCCGCCTCAAGCTATGAGATGTGAGTGTGGAAATAACCATAATTTAGGGAAAATTCTTACAAAAAAACCGATTACGGCTCAAAGTGATGAGCTTAAAGATAACGCTCGAAGTAGAAGTGCTAAACTACGAGTATTTCAAATGGAACTGGAATGA
- a CDS encoding efflux RND transporter permease subunit, translated as MVRSFIRFSIEKPLLNHILLIFIFMLSIFAYINIPKEIFPPMNMDKIVITGGYTGTSADVLDKMVVQTIEDDMQNIDDLEEIKSDIKNGAFTISADIKPGADNILVLNDVKDIVSGVKKDLPSDMNEPVAKIKLHAFPLALIALSGDVSKEELLEKAEELKSELSNFKDLSDITIRGDADEELDIVLNNDKIKAYGLQPALVVSAISNISSIFPIGTIKQQANHLYISTFNGEKTKEGVENTLIDVGGKKLKISDIADVAFTLSDEAELSHYNGVRNISVNVTKSKDGNAIALVKDIRTLLKNLHQKNPQFNYDIYTDTSVWIKNRLNVVFSNIMFGLMLVFLAMLIFINRGIAFVVALGIPVSFMIGLIVSELLGDSLNMLSLLGALIALGMLVDEAIVVAENIYRHLEEGMERKEAVVQGAVEMFPAVLTATLTTVFAFLPMLLMSGEMGMFIKIIPIMITVLLLSSLFEAFYFLPLHAHEFLKVSKEGSFTKNLWARMYVRYSKVLHFFFRRKVISLITMVSLIIGATALFVSQLKFQLFPEFDTTQVYVYGKVDINNELTDTEQYVAQLEKKILENIDPQNVSSVTSVIGFKMDSKNNAEVGENLFHIFVDLKERAPVNMFDTYISPYLSIEYDKDVKTRQKDSKVIAQDIKELLKDEFVKYDELVVKVPGAGVIAHDIEIGLRSQDGRDVVPYLKELESEIAKINGVFNISDDATLGEKELKLRINKYGQELGFNEQSISNSLRAYYLKGEYGKLFNNSGLVRIKIESDMNEDIDSLKDLEVQVPSTNQYVLLKDIADFIYVQSYVTLKKEDAKRIKSFYASLDKDIITSSEVMKKLQPAFEKLKGEGILVDIKGEEKENKKNIREMTQSALIALFLIFITLVWLFDSIKKSLIVISTIPLVLLGVFVGHYVMGINLTMPGMIGIVGLAGVVVNDGLIMVDFIKKAKDTEELMSRAKTRLRPILLTSLTTVLGLLTLIFFASGQAMILQPMAVSLGFGIAWATVLNLIYVPLLYAVVYRIKAPQNIN; from the coding sequence GTGGTACGCAGTTTTATCAGGTTCTCTATTGAGAAACCCCTTTTAAACCATATACTTTTAATATTTATATTTATGCTCTCTATTTTTGCATATATAAACATACCAAAAGAGATTTTCCCGCCGATGAATATGGACAAGATCGTAATTACGGGCGGTTACACAGGGACTTCAGCTGATGTCCTCGATAAAATGGTCGTGCAGACGATCGAAGATGATATGCAAAATATCGATGATCTTGAAGAGATCAAAAGTGATATCAAAAACGGTGCATTCACAATCTCGGCAGATATTAAACCGGGTGCCGATAATATTTTGGTTCTCAATGATGTAAAAGATATAGTAAGCGGTGTAAAAAAAGATCTTCCATCGGATATGAATGAACCAGTTGCTAAGATCAAACTTCATGCTTTTCCACTCGCACTTATTGCACTCTCAGGTGATGTTTCCAAAGAGGAGCTGTTAGAGAAAGCTGAAGAGTTAAAAAGCGAGCTTTCAAACTTTAAAGATCTCAGTGATATTACTATCCGCGGTGATGCTGATGAAGAGCTTGATATTGTCCTCAACAACGATAAAATTAAAGCGTACGGATTACAGCCCGCACTTGTGGTTTCAGCAATCAGTAATATAAGTTCTATCTTTCCGATCGGTACGATCAAACAACAGGCAAACCACCTTTATATCTCAACATTTAACGGGGAAAAAACGAAAGAGGGTGTAGAAAATACCTTGATCGATGTTGGGGGTAAGAAACTAAAAATCAGCGATATCGCTGATGTGGCATTTACACTTAGTGACGAGGCTGAACTCTCCCACTATAACGGTGTAAGAAATATCTCAGTAAATGTGACAAAAAGTAAAGATGGAAATGCAATAGCACTTGTAAAAGATATTCGTACACTTTTAAAAAATTTACATCAGAAAAATCCGCAGTTCAATTATGATATCTATACAGATACTTCTGTGTGGATTAAGAACCGTTTGAATGTTGTTTTCTCAAACATCATGTTTGGATTGATGTTAGTATTTTTAGCGATGCTTATCTTCATTAACCGCGGGATTGCATTTGTTGTAGCACTTGGAATTCCTGTAAGTTTTATGATAGGCCTCATTGTAAGTGAACTACTTGGAGACAGTTTAAATATGCTCTCTCTTTTAGGTGCGTTAATTGCCCTTGGGATGCTTGTGGATGAAGCTATAGTTGTAGCTGAAAACATCTACCGTCATTTAGAGGAGGGGATGGAGCGTAAAGAAGCGGTTGTTCAGGGTGCAGTTGAGATGTTCCCTGCAGTTTTAACGGCAACGCTGACAACTGTATTTGCTTTCTTACCTATGCTCCTTATGAGTGGAGAGATGGGAATGTTTATAAAAATCATTCCAATTATGATCACAGTACTACTTTTATCTTCACTCTTTGAAGCATTTTATTTCCTGCCACTTCATGCACATGAATTTTTAAAAGTCTCTAAAGAGGGGAGTTTTACAAAAAATTTATGGGCTAGAATGTATGTACGCTATAGTAAAGTATTGCACTTTTTCTTTAGAAGAAAGGTTATTTCACTTATCACAATGGTCTCTTTGATCATCGGAGCTACAGCACTTTTTGTTTCACAGTTAAAGTTTCAACTCTTCCCAGAATTTGATACGACACAGGTTTATGTGTACGGTAAGGTAGATATCAACAATGAACTTACAGATACGGAACAATATGTTGCACAACTAGAGAAAAAGATCTTAGAGAATATTGATCCTCAGAATGTCTCTTCCGTTACTTCTGTTATCGGTTTTAAGATGGACTCTAAAAACAATGCTGAAGTGGGAGAGAATCTCTTCCATATCTTTGTTGATCTAAAAGAGAGAGCTCCTGTAAATATGTTCGATACATACATAAGCCCTTATCTTTCTATAGAGTACGATAAAGATGTAAAAACACGACAAAAGGACTCAAAAGTTATTGCTCAGGATATAAAAGAGCTTTTAAAAGATGAGTTTGTAAAATATGACGAGCTGGTTGTAAAAGTTCCGGGAGCGGGTGTTATTGCACACGATATCGAGATAGGTTTACGATCGCAAGACGGCAGAGATGTTGTACCGTATCTAAAAGAGCTTGAGAGTGAGATCGCAAAAATAAACGGTGTGTTTAATATCTCTGATGATGCAACACTGGGAGAGAAAGAGTTAAAGCTTCGTATAAATAAATATGGTCAAGAATTGGGCTTTAATGAGCAAAGCATCTCTAACTCTTTGCGTGCGTATTATCTCAAAGGGGAGTATGGAAAACTCTTTAATAACAGTGGACTTGTTCGTATAAAAATTGAGAGTGATATGAACGAAGATATAGACTCTTTAAAAGATCTAGAAGTTCAGGTTCCTTCAACAAATCAGTATGTACTGCTGAAAGATATTGCAGATTTTATCTATGTACAAAGTTATGTGACATTGAAAAAAGAGGATGCTAAACGTATAAAAAGTTTCTATGCCTCTTTAGACAAAGATATAATTACATCTTCCGAAGTTATGAAAAAACTTCAACCTGCATTTGAGAAGCTTAAAGGTGAAGGTATTTTAGTTGATATCAAGGGTGAAGAGAAAGAGAATAAAAAGAATATCAGAGAGATGACACAGTCTGCTCTGATTGCACTATTTTTAATTTTTATTACATTGGTATGGTTGTTTGATTCTATAAAGAAATCTTTAATTGTTATCAGTACAATACCGTTAGTTTTACTTGGTGTATTTGTCGGGCATTACGTGATGGGAATAAACCTGACAATGCCTGGGATGATAGGTATTGTAGGACTTGCGGGTGTTGTTGTTAATGACGGGCTTATTATGGTTGACTTTATAAAAAAAGCAAAAGATACTGAAGAGCTGATGAGCAGGGCAAAAACGAGACTTCGTCCTATTCTTTTAACATCACTTACAACGGTGCTTGGACTTTTAACACTGATCTTCTTTGCCTCGGGGCAAGCGATGATTCTACAACCGATGGCTGTATCACTTGGTTTTGGTATAGCATGGGCGACAGTGTTAAACCTTATCTATGTACCGCTTTTATATGCAGTGGTATATAGAATAAAAGCACCGCAAAATATTAATTAG
- a CDS encoding globin → MNFDIAYGEFGVRPPVTKPIPEFLIEVGEEGIRKLIDEHYEAIKTSDIAHLFPIDPQDLEKAKKHAADFFIQICGGPDYFNQSRGAPQMVGRHARFRIDAKARETWLTLYIPLLEKLKEDGVTETSLQSFWNYLNVFSLWMVNTQ, encoded by the coding sequence ATGAATTTTGATATAGCATACGGAGAGTTTGGCGTAAGACCACCGGTAACAAAACCGATCCCAGAATTTTTGATCGAAGTAGGGGAAGAGGGGATAAGAAAGTTAATTGACGAACATTATGAAGCTATTAAAACAAGTGACATAGCACACCTGTTCCCGATCGATCCTCAAGACCTAGAAAAGGCTAAAAAACATGCAGCAGATTTTTTCATTCAGATCTGTGGCGGACCTGATTACTTTAATCAAAGCAGAGGTGCTCCTCAAATGGTAGGTCGTCATGCACGTTTTCGTATAGATGCCAAAGCGAGAGAGACATGGCTGACTCTTTATATACCACTGCTTGAAAAACTAAAAGAGGATGGTGTGACAGAGACGTCGTTACAGTCGTTTTGGAACTATCTAAATGTATTCTCTTTATGGATGGTAAATACACAATAA
- a CDS encoding very short patch repair endonuclease, with translation MDSKTAKKIKSKNTKIEVVLGKAMWSYGYRYRKHCRNVYGKPDFCFKKKKIAIFCDSEFWHGKNFLEGEQFKTNADFWETKIKRNIQRDIEVNNFLKKNGWKVIRFWGKDIIKNLDDCLKLIHTEMEK, from the coding sequence ATGGATAGTAAAACAGCAAAAAAGATAAAATCTAAAAACACTAAAATAGAAGTAGTTTTAGGTAAAGCAATGTGGTCTTATGGTTATAGATATCGAAAGCATTGTAGAAATGTTTACGGGAAACCAGACTTTTGCTTTAAAAAGAAAAAAATAGCAATTTTTTGTGATAGTGAGTTTTGGCATGGTAAAAACTTTTTAGAAGGTGAGCAATTTAAAACGAATGCTGATTTCTGGGAGACAAAAATAAAGCGTAATATTCAGCGTGATATAGAAGTAAATAATTTTTTAAAAAAAAATGGTTGGAAAGTAATACGTTTTTGGGGTAAAGATATTATCAAAAATTTAGATGATTGTCTAAAACTTATTCATACAGAAATGGAAAAATAA
- a CDS encoding DNA cytosine methyltransferase, producing MEKYKFIDLFAGIGGFHLGLHNEGCECVFASEIDKYARETYTKNFKKLSPNLFKNNNFNDDITAIEEECIKKEIPDFDILCGGFPCQPFSQAGYKKGFEDDRGNLFFHIAKIIEKKQPKAFFLENVRHLESHDKGKTFSTIQKVITEDLGYSFYTKILKASDFGLPQHRPRIFIVGFKDDVFEKDDEKKFKFPTPKKELDFTMSDVWEGQCSRDVGLTLRVGGRGSPIDDRRNWDGYYVNGEVKRLTPKEGKKMQGFPDSFIFPVTNAQAMKQLGNSVAVPVIQAIAKNIINYMEKL from the coding sequence ATGGAAAAATATAAATTTATAGATTTGTTTGCAGGCATAGGTGGCTTTCATTTAGGATTACATAATGAGGGATGTGAATGTGTATTTGCATCTGAAATAGATAAGTATGCACGAGAAACTTATACTAAGAATTTTAAAAAACTATCCCCTAACTTATTTAAAAACAATAATTTTAATGATGATATAACTGCAATAGAAGAAGAATGTATAAAAAAAGAAATTCCTGATTTTGATATATTATGTGGAGGATTCCCTTGTCAGCCATTTAGTCAGGCAGGCTATAAAAAAGGTTTTGAAGATGATAGAGGAAATTTATTTTTTCATATTGCAAAGATTATTGAGAAAAAACAGCCTAAAGCATTTTTCTTAGAGAATGTTCGTCATTTAGAAAGTCATGATAAAGGTAAAACATTCTCAACAATTCAAAAGGTTATTACTGAAGATTTAGGATATTCATTCTATACAAAAATTTTAAAAGCTTCAGATTTCGGGCTTCCTCAACATAGGCCTAGAATTTTTATAGTCGGTTTTAAAGATGATGTCTTTGAAAAAGATGATGAAAAAAAATTTAAATTTCCGACTCCTAAAAAAGAACTTGATTTTACAATGAGTGATGTATGGGAAGGTCAATGTAGTAGAGATGTTGGCCTAACATTAAGGGTTGGAGGACGAGGTTCTCCAATAGATGATAGGAGAAATTGGGACGGTTATTATGTTAATGGAGAAGTTAAAAGACTTACTCCTAAAGAAGGAAAGAAAATGCAAGGATTTCCAGATAGTTTTATCTTTCCAGTAACAAATGCTCAAGCAATGAAACAGCTTGGTAATAGTGTCGCAGTTCCTGTAATACAAGCCATAGCAAAGAATATAATCAATTACATGGAAAAATTATAA
- a CDS encoding HpaII family restriction endonuclease — translation MSLRGNKGEWSEVYTLLKLLGEGEIYGADDKLEKVTDLVYPILNILRQEKDSKREYHINGSIKLLDGDSKDIIKEFDKSKFLEYSQKIFSNLKKLSGRSIKIEKFENYEEIQSFLNDINVKSLKAKSLDKADIIITIHDKQTGTAPTLGFSIKSLIGGKSTLFNPAPGTNFIFEIVVPDKTGFDEKSFNKLTYTESPRLGKRIQKIEDLGFNIQFDSIQSNTLDLNLKLIDGDLSKILAYMLLYRHKYGKIKLTDVLNLLNKYNPLGYDLSRGHPFYEYKIIKFLYDIALGMTPECIWTGEIKANGGVIVVKDNGEVLAYHTYYKDKFEKYLLENTKLEEPSTGEDPEKPGNPREGAKKYYYGWVYEESNRFFIKLNLQVRFIK, via the coding sequence ATGAGTCTACGTGGAAATAAAGGAGAATGGAGTGAAGTATACACTTTATTAAAACTTTTAGGCGAAGGTGAAATTTACGGAGCCGATGATAAACTAGAAAAAGTTACAGACTTGGTATACCCAATTTTGAATATTTTACGACAAGAGAAAGATTCTAAAAGAGAATATCATATTAATGGTTCAATAAAGCTATTAGATGGAGACTCTAAGGATATTATAAAAGAATTTGATAAATCTAAATTTCTTGAATATTCTCAAAAAATTTTTTCAAATTTAAAAAAATTAAGTGGTAGGTCTATAAAAATAGAAAAATTTGAAAACTATGAAGAAATCCAGAGTTTTTTAAATGATATAAACGTAAAAAGTTTAAAAGCTAAAAGTCTTGATAAAGCAGATATTATAATTACTATTCATGATAAACAAACTGGAACAGCACCAACATTGGGTTTTAGTATAAAGTCATTAATTGGAGGTAAATCAACTTTATTCAATCCTGCTCCTGGAACAAATTTTATTTTTGAAATAGTAGTTCCTGATAAAACAGGCTTTGATGAAAAAAGTTTTAACAAATTAACTTATACTGAAAGTCCCCGATTAGGGAAAAGAATACAGAAAATAGAAGACTTAGGATTTAATATACAATTTGATTCAATACAATCTAATACATTAGATTTGAATTTAAAATTAATAGACGGTGATTTATCTAAGATCCTTGCTTACATGTTATTATATAGACATAAATACGGAAAAATAAAATTAACTGATGTTCTTAATTTATTAAATAAATATAATCCACTAGGGTATGATCTATCACGCGGACATCCCTTTTATGAGTATAAAATTATCAAGTTTTTATATGATATTGCATTAGGTATGACCCCAGAATGTATTTGGACAGGTGAGATAAAAGCAAATGGTGGGGTAATTGTCGTGAAAGATAATGGTGAAGTTTTAGCTTATCATACCTATTACAAAGATAAATTTGAAAAATATTTACTAGAAAATACAAAACTGGAAGAACCCTCTACTGGAGAAGATCCTGAAAAACCAGGTAATCCTAGAGAGGGTGCGAAAAAATATTATTATGGATGGGTATATGAAGAAAGTAATCGTTTCTTCATTAAACTAAATTTGCAAGTTCGTTTTATTAAATAA
- a CDS encoding terminase small subunit — MNKALTKMQQDFVEVYVVTRNAKKSALQAGYSPTFAEKKSYGLLNDSKIKTAIAEAEKHYFSEKFKKLSALATEELENILINGNNKEKLRASEIIFKSSRLADMLIKQEDETEKPITITVSLPPELEGDIG, encoded by the coding sequence ATGAATAAAGCACTTACGAAAATGCAACAAGATTTTGTAGAAGTATATGTAGTCACACGTAATGCCAAAAAATCAGCGTTACAAGCTGGCTACAGTCCTACTTTTGCAGAAAAAAAATCTTATGGTTTATTAAATGACTCTAAAATAAAAACAGCTATTGCAGAAGCTGAAAAACACTACTTCTCTGAAAAATTCAAAAAGCTAAGTGCACTAGCTACAGAGGAGCTGGAAAATATCTTAATCAATGGAAATAATAAAGAAAAGCTTCGAGCTTCAGAAATTATCTTTAAATCCTCAAGACTCGCAGATATGCTAATAAAACAAGAAGATGAAACAGAAAAGCCAATTACAATTACAGTTTCTTTACCACCTGAACTAGAGGGTGATATTGGATAA
- a CDS encoding tyrosine-type recombinase/integrase, translated as MGMRSMKAKKYKGLYEYYRDSDKDKRTVAYYIQYRGADGKPTKIKTNAKDKDEALAILQAKKAEVSKIKKRISKNDIELENRIRQNSISLDDAMALFHAQRTNKNHNNDLGMYNLHIKPMLGNKKLSKIQRTDLITFKEHLEKKISTRPKIIKTEGGKQTRIEEEYTLSPSYIRNIFQYMRAAFNWMIEEKYIDNNPVVVNKIVNQIEDNEPGRVLTDDELEKLWNLDEFKINDRLFLFLKTCYFTGARPAGVIDIKVKDINFNTKRIKIKAMKKGKSYEAPIPDELLDLLNKWINKHNLNYSNFIFYPIQMYIRATTLKMKEEAKNKPANYSGYRRAIQKILDPIFNKGIDAYDRMFRVTVYTLRRTAGTKVYRKYGLVHAKEFLNHTDVATTMKYLNVKADMQEVTDAL; from the coding sequence ATGGGAATGAGATCAATGAAAGCTAAAAAGTATAAAGGTCTCTATGAGTATTATCGTGATAGCGATAAGGACAAACGTACTGTAGCATATTATATACAATATCGTGGAGCTGATGGGAAACCAACAAAAATAAAAACGAATGCTAAAGATAAAGATGAAGCTTTAGCAATTTTACAAGCTAAAAAAGCTGAAGTTTCAAAGATAAAAAAACGTATTTCCAAGAATGATATAGAACTTGAAAATCGAATTAGACAAAACTCTATAAGCCTTGATGATGCTATGGCACTCTTTCATGCTCAACGTACAAATAAAAATCATAATAATGACCTTGGTATGTACAATCTACATATTAAACCTATGCTAGGAAACAAGAAGCTTTCTAAAATTCAACGAACTGACTTGATAACCTTTAAAGAACATTTAGAGAAAAAAATAAGTACCCGTCCAAAAATCATAAAAACTGAAGGTGGTAAACAAACAAGGATCGAAGAAGAATATACTCTTAGTCCTAGCTATATCAGAAACATATTTCAGTATATGAGAGCTGCTTTTAACTGGATGATTGAAGAAAAATATATTGACAATAATCCCGTCGTAGTTAATAAAATTGTCAATCAAATTGAAGATAATGAACCTGGTAGAGTTCTTACAGATGATGAACTAGAAAAACTATGGAACCTTGATGAATTTAAAATTAATGACAGACTATTCCTTTTCTTAAAAACTTGCTACTTTACTGGTGCACGTCCTGCTGGTGTAATAGACATAAAAGTAAAAGACATTAATTTCAATACAAAACGTATAAAAATTAAAGCCATGAAAAAAGGAAAAAGCTATGAAGCTCCTATTCCTGATGAGTTATTAGACTTATTAAACAAATGGATCAATAAACATAATTTAAACTATAGTAATTTTATTTTCTATCCAATTCAAATGTATATTAGAGCTACAACTCTTAAAATGAAAGAGGAAGCTAAAAATAAACCTGCTAATTATTCAGGATATAGGAGAGCCATTCAAAAAATCTTAGACCCTATATTTAATAAAGGTATAGATGCCTACGATCGTATGTTTAGAGTTACAGTTTATACACTCAGACGTACAGCGGGAACAAAGGTTTATCGTAAATACGGTTTAGTCCATGCAAAAGAGTTTTTAAATCATACAGATGTAGCAACAACGATGAAATACCTCAATGTAAAAGCTGATATGCAAGAGGTTACTGATGCACTTTGA
- a CDS encoding YeeE/YedE family protein: MYGLVAQYTQFCFSGAIKDYIQIKSTRRASSILVAIITAIILSQSMSMFFQIDFSSTIYFKDEINYVAIIIGGIIFGTGMMLADGCSSRQLIKLSQGNIYSLVTILFIAIFAYITSKGLFSYFTNLLTHNELLVKLSSYLPNMQLPVLLVIPVLLFVLWKIVPNIKSLLLCLDGVIIGILVSLAWVVTGAINIDEFAISTLEGLSFVYPSGKALEYLMFFSGSTLSFGVSVIFGLLSGGTIMAFFNKKYRVVNCASNDKENKLKNSIIGGSMMGVGGILTLGCTVGQGLTGVSTLAFASFIAIISIFLSAYFTAIYLHKRDALPSCYLFEWN; this comes from the coding sequence ATGTATGGATTAGTGGCTCAATACACTCAATTTTGTTTTAGTGGTGCGATCAAAGATTATATACAAATAAAATCTACAAGAAGAGCTAGTTCTATTTTAGTTGCAATCATTACGGCAATAATCTTATCTCAATCAATGTCTATGTTTTTTCAAATTGACTTTTCTAGTACTATATATTTTAAAGATGAGATCAATTATGTTGCCATCATAATCGGAGGCATCATATTTGGAACAGGTATGATGTTAGCTGATGGATGTAGTAGCAGACAACTGATCAAACTCTCTCAAGGCAATATCTACTCTTTAGTAACGATCTTGTTTATTGCTATCTTTGCTTATATAACATCAAAAGGATTGTTTTCATACTTTACAAACTTACTTACTCACAATGAATTGCTAGTAAAACTATCATCATATTTGCCTAATATGCAATTGCCTGTACTATTAGTTATTCCAGTTTTGTTATTTGTATTATGGAAAATAGTACCAAACATAAAAAGCCTACTATTATGTTTAGATGGTGTAATTATTGGGATATTAGTCAGTTTAGCATGGGTAGTGACAGGAGCAATCAACATAGACGAATTTGCAATATCAACTCTTGAAGGGTTGAGTTTTGTATATCCATCTGGAAAAGCTCTTGAATATCTTATGTTTTTTAGTGGAAGTACATTGTCATTTGGTGTTAGTGTAATATTTGGTCTATTGTCAGGTGGAACTATTATGGCTTTTTTCAATAAAAAATATAGAGTAGTAAATTGTGCGTCAAATGATAAAGAGAATAAATTAAAAAACTCAATTATTGGTGGTAGTATGATGGGTGTTGGCGGCATCTTGACTTTAGGGTGTACAGTCGGTCAAGGACTTACAGGGGTATCAACTCTTGCTTTTGCTTCATTTATTGCTATTATCTCTATCTTCTTATCAGCTTACTTTACTGCTATATATCTGCATAAAAGAGATGCTTTACCTAGTTGTTATCTTTTTGAATGGAATTAA